A stretch of Arachis hypogaea cultivar Tifrunner chromosome 15, arahy.Tifrunner.gnm2.J5K5, whole genome shotgun sequence DNA encodes these proteins:
- the LOC112748962 gene encoding heterodimeric geranylgeranyl pyrophosphate synthase large subunit 1, chloroplastic, which produces MTSLNLVSRTCPIPFLSHATTAMFPTPNSIIFSTKPFSYAFSVSALVTAKQETIVLDKPTTTFDFTAYMLRKADTVNKALDAAIAMKEPEKIYEAMRYSLLAGGKRVRPLLCIAACELVGGDEETALAAACAVEMIHTMSLIHDDLPCMDNDDLRRGKPTNHKAFGEDVAILAGDALLAFAFEHIAVSTKGVSPVRVVRAIAELAKSVGSEGLVAGQIVDTHSEGLSNVGLERLEYIHLHKTAALLEAAVVLGGIMGGGNDDEVENLRLFARSIGLLFQVVDDILDVTKSSEQLGKTAGKDLVADKVTYPKLLGIEKSKEFAHKLNQDALQYLAGFDEDKAAPLVALANFIANRQN; this is translated from the coding sequence ATGACTTCTCTGAACCTTGTTTCACGGACTTGTCCCATTCCCTTTCTCAGCCATGCAACCACCGCTATGTTCCCAACCCCCAATTCCATCATCTTCTCTACCAAGCCATTCTCTTATGCCTTCTCCGTCTCCGCACTTGTCACCGCCAAGCAAGAAACCATCGTCCTCGACAAACCCACCACCACCTTCGACTTCACCGCCTATATGCTTCGGAAGGCTGATACAGTTAACAAAGCCTTGGACGCAGCCATAGCGATGAAGGAACCTGAGAAGATCTACGAGGCCATGCGTTACTCTCTCCTCGCCGGAGGCAAGAGGGTCCGCCCGCTTCTCTGCATCGCCGCCTGCGAGCTTGTCGGCGGAGACGAGGAAACCGCACTCGCCGCCGCATGCGCCGTGGAGATGATTCACACCATGTCGCTCATCCACGACGACCTCCCATGCATGGACAACGACGACCTCCGCCGTGGAAAGCCCACAAACCACAAAGCTTTCGGCGAAGACGTGGCCATTCTCGCCGGCGACGCCCTCCTAGCCTTCGCCTTTGAACACATCGCTGTGTCCACCAAAGGGGTGTCGCCAGTGAGGGTGGTCCGCGCCATCGCGGAGTTAGCGAAATCGGTGGGGTCAGAAGGGTTAGTGGCGGGTCAAATAGTGGACACACATTCCGAAGGGTTATCGAATGTGGGGTTGGAGAGGCTGGAGTACATTCACCTGCACAAAACGGCGGCGTTGCTTGAAGCTGCGGTTGTGCTGGGAGGCATAATGGGTGGCGGAAACGACGATGAAGTTGAGAACTTGAGGCTGTTTGCAAGGAGCATTGGATTGCTGTTTCAGGTTGTGGACGACATTCTCGATGTTACAAAGTCATCGGAGCAACTTGGGAAGACGGCGGGGAAGGACTTGGTGGCTGATAAAGTCACTTATCCGAAGCTCTTGGGGATTGAAAAGTCAAAGGAATTTGCTCATAAGTTGAACCAAGATGCATTGCAATACCTTGCTGGATTCGATGAGGATAAGGCTGCTCCCTTGGTTGCTCTTGCTAATTTCATTGCTAACAGGCAAAATTAA